One genomic window of Luteitalea pratensis includes the following:
- a CDS encoding sigma-70 family RNA polymerase sigma factor, which translates to MTALLMEWRGGAPGAVERLLPLVHGELRRLAKRHMAGERPDHVLQATALVNEVYLRLVDIRRVQWQDRAHFFAMAARLMRRVLVDYARAQQNQKRGGALRRLTFDENLAVTSDTPDDLIDIDDALRALAAQYERKSQVVELRFFGGMGVEETAEVLKVSPETVMRDWKFAKNWLLRELSRNSTGR; encoded by the coding sequence GTGACAGCCCTTCTGATGGAATGGAGGGGCGGCGCCCCGGGAGCCGTGGAACGGTTGCTCCCGCTCGTGCACGGCGAGTTGCGGCGCCTCGCGAAGCGCCACATGGCGGGGGAACGTCCGGACCACGTTCTCCAGGCCACCGCGCTGGTCAACGAGGTCTACCTCAGGCTGGTGGATATTCGGCGGGTGCAGTGGCAGGATCGCGCGCACTTCTTTGCGATGGCTGCGCGGCTCATGCGGCGCGTGCTCGTGGATTACGCCAGGGCCCAACAGAACCAGAAGCGCGGTGGTGCACTCCGTCGCCTGACGTTCGATGAGAACCTGGCCGTCACGAGCGACACGCCCGATGATCTGATAGACATCGACGATGCGCTTCGAGCGCTTGCGGCGCAGTACGAGCGAAAGAGCCAAGTCGTCGAGCTTCGGTTCTTCGGTGGGATGGGCGTCGAGGAAACGGCCGAGGTGTTGAAGGTTTCTCCTGAGACTGTGATGAGGGACTGGAAGTTCGCGAAGAACTGGCTACTGCGAGAGCTTTCGCGCAACAGCACTGGCCGCTGA
- a CDS encoding tail fiber domain-containing protein, with protein sequence MPPRPSPGDALRILSVTVDASTRTLTLLGYNFNRGGDAIVSLDLQPLPVTGGADDWLTATLPRRCADGDHTVNVSTDGTFAPGLSDDDHAELLVTFGAVGPQGPAGPEGPPGPTDLVALDARYSPMGHGHAVNQVAGAATLGANSFNGNQNINGLLTATFGQFSGVFSSVNTPGSTALRGSSTVTVGQGFGVAGVTSASVNLSAGVYGAALHPTAFTHGVFGESLGSGPAIRGIGRNAVSGVGIDGTSEGTAGVGVIGQVIASTGTGTGVLGSVNSPNATAAVFQNNGGGTLIIGRAGGDKFRVDGSGTVFANDYRDLAGNPIVTNTGDITGVSAGAGLSGGGASGAVTLWLDTTFTNALYAPLSHGHSVAAISGAATLATNTFSGTQTIGGNLELGTSSSTSGNITKNGSTFLHAPGASNVFLGSGAGNAGVSGGLNSGIGAEALAAIGSGHSNAAVGYRALQFTSSGLANAALGSEALRANTTGSSNAAVGQGSLRQNTIGGQNVAVGSNTLSTNGVGRENTALGQGALFANSSGVANTAVGQSAGSNATIGSNNIYLGAGVLGAAGESNTMYLGLQGTQTRAFVAGVRGVTTLNADAIPVMVDSAGQFGTVSSSRRAKEDIHDMGDRSRRVLALRPVTFRYTQAYRDGAKPLQFGLIAEEVADVFPDLAVRNSAGDIETVHYETPNVLLLNEVQRQQQELAEQRNRIEQLEKRLEAVLSARIPSRR encoded by the coding sequence ATGCCTCCGCGCCCGTCGCCTGGGGACGCCCTGCGCATCCTCAGCGTGACCGTCGACGCCTCGACACGGACACTCACGCTGCTCGGCTACAACTTCAACAGGGGGGGCGACGCGATTGTCTCGCTGGACCTGCAGCCGCTGCCCGTGACCGGTGGGGCAGACGACTGGTTGACGGCGACGCTGCCGCGCAGATGCGCGGATGGCGATCACACCGTCAATGTCAGCACGGACGGCACCTTTGCGCCCGGCCTCTCCGACGACGACCATGCCGAACTGCTCGTCACGTTCGGTGCTGTGGGACCGCAGGGGCCTGCCGGTCCGGAGGGGCCGCCGGGCCCGACCGATCTGGTCGCGCTCGACGCGCGCTACTCACCAATGGGTCATGGTCATGCGGTGAACCAAGTGGCGGGAGCCGCGACGCTCGGCGCGAACTCCTTCAACGGCAACCAGAACATCAACGGTCTGCTGACCGCGACGTTCGGACAGTTCTCTGGGGTGTTCTCATCGGTGAATACGCCCGGCAGCACGGCGCTTCGGGGCTCTTCCACTGTCACCGTCGGCCAGGGTTTCGGGGTGGCGGGGGTAACCTCGGCCAGTGTCAACCTGAGCGCAGGTGTCTACGGCGCCGCGCTGCACCCTACCGCCTTCACCCATGGGGTCTTCGGCGAAAGTCTGGGCAGCGGCCCCGCGATCCGTGGAATTGGTCGCAATGCCGTGAGTGGAGTGGGCATCGACGGTACGTCAGAAGGCACTGCGGGCGTGGGTGTCATAGGGCAGGTCATCGCGTCGACGGGCACGGGCACAGGTGTGCTCGGATCCGTTAACAGCCCGAACGCGACGGCCGCGGTGTTCCAGAACAACGGCGGCGGTACGCTGATCATCGGCAGGGCCGGTGGCGACAAGTTCCGCGTCGACGGCTCGGGGACGGTCTTCGCCAACGACTACCGCGATCTTGCAGGCAACCCCATCGTCACCAACACCGGCGACATCACCGGTGTCTCGGCTGGCGCCGGCTTGTCCGGAGGCGGCGCGTCCGGAGCTGTCACTCTGTGGCTCGACACCACCTTCACCAACGCGCTCTACGCCCCGCTCTCCCACGGTCATTCCGTTGCGGCGATTAGCGGCGCTGCGACACTCGCCACCAACACGTTCTCCGGGACGCAGACGATCGGCGGCAATCTCGAGCTCGGCACGTCGAGCTCCACGAGTGGCAACATCACCAAGAACGGCTCGACGTTCCTCCACGCGCCTGGGGCCTCGAACGTCTTTCTCGGCAGTGGCGCCGGCAATGCCGGTGTGTCGGGCGGGCTCAATTCGGGCATCGGCGCCGAGGCACTTGCGGCCATCGGCTCCGGACACAGCAACGCCGCCGTCGGATACCGCGCCCTGCAGTTCACGAGCTCTGGGCTGGCCAATGCGGCGCTCGGGTCTGAAGCGCTCCGCGCCAACACCACGGGCAGCTCGAACGCCGCCGTGGGGCAGGGCTCCCTGCGGCAGAACACGATAGGTGGGCAGAACGTGGCGGTCGGTTCCAATACCCTCAGCACGAACGGCGTTGGACGCGAGAATACCGCCTTGGGCCAAGGGGCATTGTTCGCGAACTCGTCGGGCGTCGCCAATACGGCGGTCGGACAGTCCGCCGGCTCCAACGCCACGATCGGGTCGAACAACATCTATCTTGGTGCGGGCGTGCTCGGCGCGGCCGGTGAGTCGAACACGATGTACCTCGGCTTGCAGGGAACGCAGACGCGGGCGTTCGTCGCCGGGGTCCGCGGCGTGACGACACTCAACGCCGATGCCATTCCCGTGATGGTGGACTCGGCAGGTCAATTCGGCACGGTGTCGTCGTCGCGGCGGGCGAAGGAAGACATCCACGACATGGGCGACCGAAGCCGACGCGTCCTCGCTCTTCGTCCGGTCACGTTCCGCTATACACAGGCTTACCGCGACGGCGCGAAGCCTCTTCAGTTCGGGCTCATCGCCGAGGAAGTCGCCGACGTCTTTCCAGATCTGGCGGTGCGCAATTCCGCCGGCGACATCGAGACCGTGCACTACGAGACGCCCAACGTGCTCCTGTTGAACGAGGTACAGCGGCAGCAACAGGAACTCGCCGAGCAGCGTAACCGGATCGAGCAACTGGAGAAGCGACTCGAAGCAGTGCTGTCGGCGCGGATTCCGAGTCGGCGCTGA
- a CDS encoding NAD(P)/FAD-dependent oxidoreductase → MSVTPPYCDVVVLGGGPAGAATALTLARAGRSVVVVEKSRYEAANVGEILPPRARPWLEQLGVWRQFVADGHRPSPAVLSAWGDAELRATQHVFSPYGSGWHLDRRRFDAMLGEAARRAGAYVRCGVTARTGQSLGPDEWRLELTPALRHGSREHLHASYVVDATGRVAAWARTQGARRINADRLVAMAGVLVHGVEPHGRSRRDSASGADDGCTLVEASADGWWYTAGLPTGRTIASYVTDVDLLPPHRRAWRAFWHGRLRDTRHTYARLRSLQLTAALRVVAANSSRLDHASGPGWLAVGDAAIAFDPLSSRGLTQALASAVSAGDRLHRHLDGQSDAIGDWEHAGQAAHERYLRHRTNNYALEQRWPDSVFWRRRHAARLPAGAHARRTGTTGDD, encoded by the coding sequence ATGAGCGTCACGCCACCCTATTGCGACGTCGTCGTGCTGGGAGGGGGGCCCGCTGGTGCCGCCACGGCGCTGACCCTTGCCCGGGCGGGACGGTCGGTGGTCGTGGTGGAGAAGTCGCGCTACGAGGCCGCCAACGTGGGCGAGATCTTGCCGCCCAGGGCGCGTCCCTGGCTCGAGCAACTGGGCGTGTGGCGTCAGTTCGTGGCCGATGGCCATCGGCCGTCGCCCGCGGTGCTCTCGGCGTGGGGAGACGCCGAACTGAGGGCGACACAGCACGTGTTCAGCCCGTATGGGTCCGGGTGGCACCTGGACCGCCGCCGCTTCGATGCGATGCTGGGCGAGGCCGCTCGCCGCGCCGGAGCGTACGTGCGCTGCGGCGTGACGGCGCGAACAGGCCAGTCGCTTGGCCCTGACGAGTGGCGGCTGGAACTGACGCCGGCGCTCCGACACGGCAGCCGCGAGCACCTGCACGCGTCGTACGTCGTCGATGCCACGGGACGGGTCGCGGCATGGGCGCGCACCCAGGGTGCAAGGCGGATCAACGCGGATCGCCTCGTGGCCATGGCCGGCGTGCTGGTGCACGGCGTCGAGCCACACGGCCGATCCCGCCGCGATTCAGCCTCGGGTGCTGACGATGGGTGCACGCTCGTAGAGGCGTCGGCGGACGGTTGGTGGTACACCGCGGGCCTGCCTACAGGCCGTACCATCGCTTCTTACGTCACCGACGTCGATCTGCTGCCGCCGCACCGCCGCGCTTGGCGCGCGTTTTGGCACGGCCGTCTTCGAGACACGCGGCACACGTACGCGCGCCTCCGGTCACTCCAACTCACGGCGGCCCTGCGTGTCGTCGCCGCGAACAGTTCTCGTCTCGATCATGCGAGCGGTCCCGGCTGGCTGGCCGTCGGCGACGCCGCGATCGCTTTCGACCCGCTGTCGTCGCGCGGGCTGACGCAGGCCCTGGCGTCAGCGGTGTCGGCCGGCGATCGGCTGCATCGTCATCTGGACGGTCAGTCCGACGCGATCGGCGACTGGGAACACGCAGGGCAAGCCGCACACGAGCGATACCTGCGACATCGTACGAACAACTACGCGCTCGAGCAGCGCTGGCCTGACTCGGTGTTCTGGCGGCGCCGCCACGCTGCGCGCCTGCCGGCAGGCGCGCATGCGCGTCGGACCGGCACGACAGGAGACGATTGA
- a CDS encoding helix-turn-helix transcriptional regulator: MLLPRRAPRRALTARVAPVGRGTERLAAAAATVIVIVTDAEQPVGLDDGALSQLFGLTPAESRLARLLAEGRDVTEAATMLGLTIGTVRTRLKTVLHKTGTRRQSALVQVLRAASNAG; the protein is encoded by the coding sequence ATGCTGTTGCCGCGTCGTGCCCCGCGCCGCGCGCTGACTGCCCGCGTCGCGCCAGTGGGTCGGGGCACCGAGCGCCTCGCGGCGGCCGCGGCCACGGTCATCGTGATCGTCACCGATGCCGAACAGCCGGTGGGCCTGGACGATGGCGCGCTCTCGCAGTTGTTCGGGTTGACGCCCGCGGAGTCGCGCCTGGCGCGGTTGCTCGCGGAAGGGCGGGACGTCACGGAAGCCGCGACCATGCTCGGCCTGACGATCGGCACCGTTCGCACCCGGCTCAAGACGGTGCTGCACAAGACCGGCACACGCCGGCAGTCGGCGCTCGTGCAGGTGTTGCGGGCGGCGAGTAACGCTGGCTGA
- a CDS encoding protein kinase domain-containing protein, producing MDPGSRDRIADLHDRALECAPEERRGFLEHACKGDHALREEVESLLRYEFDAARFLETPAAVAAGGLARTRDRTQMMGRQLGPYTIVALLGAGGMGEVYRAHDSKLGRDVAIKILPSHFTGDPERRSRFAREARLLATLNHPHIGAIYGLEDIDGVAALILELVEGPTLADRLARGPLPIPDAIAVGRQLAEALDAAHENGVVHRDLKPRNIVLQGATTASGPLSSDTRAKVLDFGLGKTMTLRRDRDLTHPPSDWGDDTADGRILGTPAYMSPEQARGQVVDKRTDVWSFGCVLYEMLAGHPPFGGETMSDTFVRILEHEPDWAALPAGQTPPPVRRLLERCLRKDPHKRLHDIADALIELEDASKPIASTRFAADGAAEPSAHRRERLTWKTAAALLLGAAALLAIATRLASWFGGYWPTAHRASAVARLSLKIEGDTAENLRLPVDRFFTPFALSPDGTRLVFRARGNGRSQLFLRELSGFDTRPIPGTEQATTPFFSPDGQWIGFWRAEDRTLRKVSLAGGPPIAIAQTLVPIVALWTSNDEIVIEGGNQLGELWSIPASGGTPTAIAVRDRSDGELISLRGRVPGSNDLLVASAGDGGTWLDVLSRETGKRRRLLRGGSNVVARYTGTGHLVFSDGDALRAVPVNQRFEPVGDPTPVLHGIDHDGRHSNVALSDNGTVIYIAANRVQEAGLRWLDRDGNATPVPGGRVPFYTAALSPDGLEVAGDLVEGTKVQVWVLDLERGAKRLLVPEGDSFQPIWSRDGRFITYWSTPGDSSVYRKRADGTGSAELLMRGRSSLMLEDWSPDGQSLLFSEYTNRGDTDVWIYSDGKAMPLLSSPSNEREARFSLDGRFIAFEADDGGVSHVYVQPFPGPGPRTAISAEEGDRPAWITGGQLLFLSAGRMMVADVQTHPGLRVGYTRPLNERRDAQHRIMPLPDGRRFLMLSPRAMEGPIELRIILNWFQELERLAPHPPR from the coding sequence ATGGATCCCGGGTCCCGAGACCGCATTGCTGATCTGCACGATCGGGCGCTGGAGTGTGCGCCCGAGGAGCGCCGCGGGTTCCTGGAGCACGCATGCAAAGGAGATCACGCGCTTCGCGAGGAAGTGGAGTCGCTGCTCCGGTACGAGTTCGATGCGGCCCGTTTCCTAGAAACACCCGCGGCGGTTGCGGCAGGGGGCCTTGCGCGAACGCGTGACAGAACTCAGATGATGGGCCGTCAACTCGGGCCATATACGATCGTCGCGCTCCTCGGCGCCGGCGGGATGGGCGAGGTCTATCGGGCGCACGACAGCAAGCTCGGACGCGACGTCGCGATCAAGATCCTGCCGTCACACTTCACCGGAGACCCCGAGCGTCGCTCCCGCTTCGCGCGCGAAGCCCGCCTCCTCGCCACTCTCAATCATCCCCACATTGGCGCGATCTACGGTCTCGAGGACATCGATGGGGTCGCGGCCTTGATCCTCGAGTTGGTCGAGGGCCCTACCCTTGCCGATCGTCTCGCGCGCGGACCGCTGCCCATCCCCGATGCAATCGCGGTTGGGCGCCAGCTTGCCGAAGCGCTCGACGCGGCACACGAGAACGGCGTCGTCCACCGGGACCTGAAGCCGCGGAACATCGTGCTGCAGGGTGCCACGACCGCATCTGGGCCTCTATCGAGCGATACGCGCGCGAAGGTGCTCGACTTTGGCCTCGGCAAGACGATGACACTCCGGCGGGACCGTGACCTGACTCACCCTCCCTCGGACTGGGGTGACGACACAGCGGACGGGCGCATCCTCGGAACGCCGGCCTACATGAGCCCCGAGCAGGCGCGCGGCCAGGTGGTGGACAAGCGCACGGACGTCTGGTCGTTCGGTTGCGTCCTTTACGAAATGCTGGCAGGCCACCCGCCATTTGGCGGCGAGACGATGTCGGACACGTTCGTCCGCATTCTGGAACACGAGCCCGATTGGGCTGCGCTGCCCGCTGGGCAGACACCCCCGCCGGTCCGAAGGTTGCTCGAGCGCTGCCTGCGAAAGGATCCACACAAGCGGTTGCACGACATCGCCGACGCGCTGATCGAGCTCGAGGACGCCAGCAAGCCGATCGCATCGACGAGATTCGCGGCCGATGGAGCCGCGGAACCGTCGGCCCACCGTCGGGAGCGGCTCACTTGGAAGACTGCTGCTGCCCTCCTCCTGGGTGCGGCGGCACTTCTTGCAATCGCCACGCGATTGGCTTCCTGGTTCGGAGGATATTGGCCAACCGCGCACAGGGCGAGCGCCGTCGCCCGGCTGTCCCTGAAGATCGAGGGTGACACGGCCGAGAATCTTCGACTTCCGGTGGACAGGTTCTTCACGCCGTTCGCCCTCTCGCCCGACGGCACGCGGCTCGTCTTCCGCGCCCGCGGCAACGGACGATCCCAACTCTTTCTGCGCGAGCTGTCTGGGTTCGACACCCGGCCCATTCCTGGTACCGAGCAAGCGACCACGCCGTTCTTCTCACCAGACGGCCAGTGGATCGGCTTCTGGCGAGCGGAAGATCGCACCCTCCGCAAAGTGTCGCTCGCGGGCGGTCCTCCGATCGCAATTGCTCAGACGCTCGTTCCGATCGTTGCGCTCTGGACCTCCAACGACGAGATCGTGATCGAAGGTGGCAATCAACTGGGTGAACTCTGGTCGATCCCCGCGAGCGGCGGCACGCCCACAGCGATCGCCGTGCGGGATCGCTCCGACGGCGAATTGATTTCACTGCGAGGGCGAGTACCGGGTAGCAATGATCTTCTCGTCGCAAGCGCTGGCGACGGCGGAACTTGGCTCGATGTGCTGTCGCGTGAGACGGGAAAGAGGCGACGATTGCTGCGCGGTGGCAGCAACGTCGTGGCGCGCTACACCGGGACGGGCCATCTCGTGTTCTCGGACGGCGACGCGCTACGGGCCGTGCCAGTGAACCAGCGATTCGAGCCCGTTGGTGATCCCACTCCCGTCCTGCATGGCATCGATCACGACGGTCGGCACTCGAACGTGGCGCTGTCCGATAACGGCACCGTTATCTACATAGCCGCCAACCGTGTCCAGGAGGCAGGACTCCGCTGGCTGGACCGCGACGGGAACGCCACTCCCGTGCCCGGCGGGCGAGTGCCATTTTATACCGCTGCCCTCTCGCCGGATGGCCTGGAGGTAGCGGGTGATCTCGTGGAAGGAACGAAGGTGCAGGTGTGGGTGCTCGATCTGGAGCGCGGTGCAAAGCGCCTGCTCGTCCCCGAGGGCGACAGCTTTCAGCCGATCTGGAGCCGGGACGGTAGATTCATCACCTACTGGTCGACGCCCGGCGACAGCTCGGTTTATCGGAAGCGTGCGGATGGGACTGGCTCCGCGGAGTTGCTGATGCGTGGCCGATCGTCGCTGATGCTCGAGGACTGGTCTCCGGATGGCCAATCGCTTCTGTTCAGCGAGTACACGAATCGCGGCGATACGGACGTCTGGATTTACTCGGATGGCAAGGCGATGCCACTCCTCTCCAGTCCGTCCAACGAGCGGGAGGCGAGGTTTTCTCTTGATGGCCGATTCATCGCCTTCGAGGCCGACGACGGCGGTGTCAGCCACGTCTACGTGCAGCCGTTTCCCGGGCCCGGCCCTCGGACCGCTATCTCTGCGGAGGAAGGGGACAGGCCTGCATGGATCACCGGCGGGCAGCTCCTGTTTCTAAGTGCAGGTCGAATGATGGTCGCCGATGTCCAGACCCACCCGGGCCTGCGCGTGGGTTACACGCGACCTCTGAACGAACGACGTGATGCTCAGCACAGGATCATGCCTTTGCCTGACGGACGTCGCTTTCTGATGCTCTCACCAAGGGCAATGGAAGGGCCGATCGAGTTGCGCATCATCCTCAATTGGTTCCAGGAGCTTGAGCGGCTCGCCCCCCATCCGCCGCGCTAA
- a CDS encoding LodA/GoxA family CTQ-dependent oxidase gives MAITFRIHPAIGIARVGDSPDEFFVGPESPGEGPALNSPDGASSSPGTYKDAQHRIKRQGARFRIYACTEDASGLLTAAREVTASEASIEWEVHLVNGKAAGPRLNGKGRRNADQPESALVIDAGPNRITGVNRPSAAMHGTFQTTFDVQLGDLLTDSAGRLIVLGGHGRSQSLPGRPLPDFADNDGWCDDTADGPVRAMVHLHGAASAVAATPAWVVVAPPDFAPPLGNVVTLYDAVFDVMARRDPALAVSDAATVSFTRHIYPVLRCVSQLHHVSELAARRHGPGGSQHFLSRLTELSSALSQHEDARREIFEALRSPRTGIGRMPKVPSLALQKAPGTTLTEVQYARMERWASGRFEPDWPGREPAPLALEELPETERPHALDRAALDACVGGPFFPGIEVSRLVLDDRIYDAANAFRIDPQLAPGTLTAPMAVPWQADFNDCNVDGADWWPAQRPNQIQRGGERHADWVPPEWSGPGTERHRAMVEKWAELGFVVARTVDGAVQYVEEERFITP, from the coding sequence ATGGCGATCACGTTTCGTATCCACCCGGCAATCGGCATCGCACGCGTCGGTGACAGCCCCGATGAGTTCTTCGTCGGGCCAGAATCGCCCGGTGAGGGCCCCGCACTGAACTCCCCGGATGGCGCCTCCTCGAGTCCAGGGACCTACAAGGACGCCCAGCACAGGATCAAGCGCCAGGGGGCGCGCTTTCGCATCTACGCCTGTACCGAGGACGCTTCGGGTCTGCTGACGGCCGCCCGGGAGGTCACCGCCAGCGAAGCCAGCATCGAGTGGGAAGTCCATCTCGTCAACGGCAAGGCGGCGGGGCCGAGATTGAACGGCAAGGGCCGTCGCAATGCGGATCAGCCCGAATCTGCCCTGGTGATCGACGCGGGCCCGAACCGCATCACCGGCGTGAATCGCCCGTCGGCGGCCATGCACGGGACGTTCCAGACGACCTTCGACGTCCAGCTTGGCGACCTGCTCACGGACAGCGCCGGGCGCTTGATCGTGCTTGGCGGACACGGCCGATCACAATCGCTGCCTGGGAGGCCGCTCCCCGACTTCGCCGACAACGACGGCTGGTGTGACGATACCGCCGACGGTCCGGTGCGGGCCATGGTGCATCTGCACGGCGCTGCATCCGCAGTGGCTGCGACGCCGGCCTGGGTGGTCGTGGCACCGCCGGACTTCGCGCCGCCTCTCGGCAACGTCGTCACGTTGTACGACGCCGTGTTCGACGTGATGGCGCGACGCGATCCGGCACTTGCGGTCAGCGACGCGGCGACCGTCTCGTTCACGCGGCACATCTACCCGGTCCTGCGCTGCGTCTCGCAGCTGCATCACGTCAGCGAGCTCGCGGCGCGTCGTCATGGTCCCGGAGGGTCGCAGCACTTCCTCTCTCGCCTGACGGAGTTGTCGAGCGCGCTGAGCCAGCACGAAGATGCGAGGCGCGAGATCTTCGAGGCGCTGAGATCGCCGAGAACCGGCATCGGCCGCATGCCGAAGGTGCCCAGCCTGGCGCTCCAGAAGGCGCCGGGCACGACACTCACCGAAGTGCAGTACGCCCGCATGGAGCGCTGGGCGAGCGGCCGGTTCGAGCCGGATTGGCCTGGCCGGGAACCCGCACCGCTCGCGCTCGAGGAGCTGCCTGAGACCGAGCGTCCGCACGCTCTCGATCGCGCGGCGCTGGACGCGTGTGTCGGCGGCCCCTTCTTCCCGGGCATCGAAGTCAGCCGGCTCGTGCTGGACGACCGCATCTACGACGCTGCCAACGCCTTCCGGATCGATCCGCAGCTGGCCCCCGGTACGCTGACAGCTCCGATGGCCGTGCCCTGGCAGGCCGACTTCAACGACTGCAATGTCGACGGCGCCGACTGGTGGCCCGCGCAGCGTCCGAACCAGATTCAGCGCGGCGGGGAACGCCATGCGGATTGGGTGCCGCCGGAATGGAGCGGCCCAGGGACTGAGCGGCACCGCGCCATGGTCGAGAAGTGGGCAGAGCTGGGCTTCGTCGTCGCGCGGACGGTGGACGGCGCTGTCCAATACGTCGAGGAGGAACGTTTCATCACACCATGA